The Benincasa hispida cultivar B227 chromosome 9, ASM972705v1, whole genome shotgun sequence genome has a segment encoding these proteins:
- the LOC120085845 gene encoding pentatricopeptide repeat-containing protein At5g10690-like has product MLRITSFSSRHLALNPSDSTNVFSRSLPSRTAAARRRRDSHRSPNLKRLTSRVVRLTHRKQLHQVFKEIEIAKRRYGKLNTIVMNAVLEACVHCGDIDLALRTFNEMSNPDNCGLDNVSYGTLLKGLGEARKIDEAFQILESVEEGTAIGGPTLSAPLIYGLLNALIEAGDMRRANGLIARYGFLLREGGNLSISVYNLLMKGYVCSGVPQAALAMYNEMLNLELKPDRLTYNTLISACVKINKLDAAMHFFEEMKEQADKYDQEDIFPDVVTYTTLLKGFGILKDVCLVHKIVLEMKSSHDLLIDRTAYTAMIDALVNCGSINGALSLFGELLKLSGWNLDLRPKPHLYLTLMRVFSSRGDYRMVKCLHRRMWLDSSGTISPAYSEEADHLLMEAALNDNQTTAYTPSVDRDGLLIVIQVIELIQW; this is encoded by the exons ATGCTACGGATCACATCATTCTCCTCTCGTCATCTGGCATTAAATCCGTCCGACTCAACGAACGTATTTTCTCGTTCGCTTCCTTCTCGCACGGCCGCCGCCCGGCGTCGGAGAGACTCTCATCGGAGTCCTAATCTCAAGCGGCTGACCTCTCGTGTCGTCAGACTCACCCATCGCAAGCAGCTCCACCAG GTATTTAAGGAAATTGAGATCGCCAAGAGACGTTATGGAAAGCTGAATACAATTGTTATGAATGCGGTCTTGGAAGCTTGTGTTCATTGTGGTGATATTGATTTAGCTCTGAGGACTTTTAATGAAATGTCCAACCCAGATAATTGTGGTCTAGACAATGTCAGTTATGGCACGCTATTAAAG GGTTTGGGTGAAGCTCGCAAGATTGATGAAGCATTTCAAATTCTTGAATCTGTGGAGGAAGGTACTGCTATTGGGGGTCCAACATTGTCAGCACCACTTATTTATGGTCTTCTAAATGCTTTAATTGAAGCAG GAGACATGCGCCGTGCCAATGGTCTAATAGCACGATATGGGTTCTTACTTCGTGAAGGAGGCAATCTCTCTATATCAGTTTACAACTTATTGATGAAG GGGTACGTATGCTCAGGTGTTCCTCAAGCTGCTTTAGCCATGTACAATGAGATGCTAAATCTGGAGTTGAAACCTGATAGGCTCACATATAATACATTAATCTCTGCTTGTGTGAAGATCAACAAACTGGATGCAGCAATGCATTTCTTTGAGGAAATGAAG gAACAAGCTGATAAGTATGACCAGGAAGATATTTTTCCTGATGTTGTGACGTACACTACTTTACTTAAG GGTTTTGGGATTCTGAAAGATGTCTGTCTTGTTCACAAAATTGTGCTGGAAATGAAGTCTTCTCATGATTTGTTGATTGATCGAACAGCATACACCGCAATGATTGATGCTTTGGTTAACTGTGGCTCTATTAATG GTGCTCTTTCTTTATTTGGGGAATTATTGAAGCTTTCGGGGTGGAATTTGGACTTACGGCCAAAGCCACATCTCTATCTCACTCTCATGAGAGTTTTTTCTAGTAGAGGAGATTATAGGATGGTCAAATGTTTGCATAGACGCATGTGGCTGGACTCCTCTGGAACTATTTCTCCTGCATATTCGGAAGAAGCTGATCATCTTCTCATGGAGGCAGCTTTAAATGACAACCAG ACCACAGCATATACGCCCTCAGTAGATAGAGATGGACTGTTGATTGTTATACAAGTTATTGAGCTAATACAGTGGTAG
- the LOC120086121 gene encoding uncharacterized protein LOC120086121 translates to MEVLFGPTFSIEVPPPTAFAGVSIPLENPSPPETQNRARSGFRESGSGSSIGENSSASSSSIGIPDADSDDDGDTDEVQSKPMEGGLCGLESLEEALPIKRGLSSHFSGKSKSFANLSEVIQVKDLEKPENPFNKRRRILMASKWSRKASFYNWPNPKSMPLLALNEDEEEDRKEASEESDSEDGDGESDEEDEEKERRRRTLGQRFHDRKLVNGFKSKSCFDLQEYEQQ, encoded by the exons ATGGAGGTTTTGTTCGGTCCAACGTTCAGCATCGAGGTACCGCCGCCCACGGCGTTCGCTGGCGTTTCTATTCCGCTGGAGAATCCATCCCCCCCCGAGACTCAGAATCGAGCCCGGTCGGGTTTTCGCGAGTCTGGATCTGGTAGCTCGATTGGGGAAAATTCGTCGGCGAGTTCGTCGTCGATTGGAATTCCTGACGCCGATTCCGATGACGATGGAGACACTGATGAGGTACAGAGCAAGCCAATGGAAGGAGGATTATGCGGATTGGAATCTCTCGAAGAAGCTCTTCCGATTAA AAGGGGATTATCGAGCCATTTCTCGGGGAAATCGAAGTCGTTTGCAAATCTATCAGAGGTGATTCAAGTGAAAGATTTAGAGAAGCCGGAGAATCCTTTCAACAAGAGAAGAAGGATTTTAATGGCGTCGAAATGGTCGAGAAAAGCTTCATTCTACAACTGGCCAAACCCTAAATCGATGCCTCTGTTGGCACTGAacgaagatgaagaagaagatcgtAAAGAAGCGAGTGAGGAATCCGATTCAGAGGACGGAGATGGAGAAAgcgatgaagaagatgaagagaagGAACGAAGAAGACGAACACTAGGGCAAAGATTCCATGATCGAAAGCTCGTGAATGGCTTCAAATCCAAGAGCTGTTTTGATCTGCAAGAATATGAACAACAATGA